CTCGAAGAGTTTAGCCATTTGGAAATGGTTGGCAGACTGATCGAGGCTCATACCAAAAATGTTGACCAAACCGAAGCTTACAAAAGCACGCTATTTGCTGTTCGGGGTGTAGGACCGCATTTGTTAGATAGTCAAGGACAAGCTTGGACAGCAGCCTATGTTAACGAAGGTGGTGATGTTGTCCGCGATTTACGAGCTAACATTGCTGCAGAAGCTGGGGCGCGTCAAACCTATGAAGCGTTAATTAAATTAGCTCCTGAAGAAGGCACAAAACAAACGCTTGTTCATCTTCTAACACGGGAAGTTTCTCATACCCAAATGTTTATGAAGGCGTTGGATTCTTTGGGTAAGTTAACAGACCCATTCTTTGGTAATATCCAACCAGACAGCACTGTGGATATTTACTACAACTTATCTAGCAATGGCAAAGACGAACGCGGTCCTTGGAATTCAGAGCCAGCTTTCCGCTACGTTGCCGACCCCCAGGCCAAATAATATATGATTGGTTAGTGGTTAGTTGTTAGTTGTTAGTGGTTGAACTATTAACCACCAACCCCTAACAACTATCCACTATCCACTATCCACTAACAACTATCTATTATTCAACCAATGCCATCTGCATATCTGCTAGTGTCTCACGGAAGTCACGATCCACGTCCGGAAATTGCTATGCAGCACTTAGCGGATATGTTGTATCATAAAATACAAAAATATTTGCCCAGTATTGTCAGTAGCGATATCGCATTTCTACCGGATAAATCTTTGGTGGGTACAGCATATTTAGAACTGAATCCCGAACCTCTACACGAACAAATAAGAAAGTTTGGCAAAAATGCTATCGCTTTAGGATGTGGTAGTTTAAAAATATTACCGTTGTTTCTTCTGTCTGGCGTTCATGTGATGGAGGATATTCCGGTTGAAGTCGCCTTGGCAGAACAGTCTTTGGGTCAGAAAATTAAGATATATTTACAACCATATTTAGGCAGTCATCCTGGGTTGAAGTTTTTATTGGCTCAGCAATTGGTTTCTATGGACGTCGAGGGGACGATTCTTTTAGCGCATGGTAGCCGTCGTCTCGGTTCTGAGTTACCAGTGGAAGCAATGGCGGCGTCTTTGGGCGCAGTAACGGCTTATTGGACACATCAGCCAAGTTTGGAATCGCGGGTACAGGAGTTAGTGACGGGTGGCGATCGCCGAATCGCTATTTTGCCATATTTCTTATTTACAGGTGGTATAACTGATGCGATCGCAGGATCGCAAGAGAAGCTAAAATTACTGTTTCCGGAGGTGAGTTTTCAACTGGCTGAGCCTTTGGGAGCAAGTGCGGAGTTAGCTGATTTGATTTGGGATTTGGTAGAAAAATGAACCGCGAAGACAAGAAAGGCGCGAAAGAAGAGATGGGTAGGAGTTTGGGAAAAGTTTATTTGGTGGGTGGAGGACCTGGAGATCCTGGGTTGATGACTCTAAAGGGTAAAGGTTTGCTGGAGTGTGCGGATGTGGTTGTTTATGATGCTTTGATTAGTCCGGCAATTTTGGCAATGATTAATCCTCAAGCTGAGAAGATTGATGCTGGTAAGCGGCGGGGGCGTCATTCTCTGTTGCAGGAGGAAACGACACAGTTGTTGATTGATAAGGTGCGGGATAATGCTGTTGTCGTGCGCTTGAAGGGGGGCGATCCTTTTATATTTGGTCGCGGTGGCGAGGAGATGGAGGAATTGCTTCAGGCTGGTGTATCGGTTGAGGTTGTGCCAGGTATTACATCGGGTATTGCAGCTCCTGCCTATGCTGGTATTCCTTTAACGCATCGATTGTATAGTTCCTCAGTGACTTTTGTTACCGGGCATGAGTCGGCTGGTAAGTATCGTCCCGCAGTCAATTGGAATGCGATCGCTCACGGTTCGGAAACCATTGTCATTTATATGGGCATTCACAATCTGCCTTACATTGTGGAACAGTTGAGAGCCGCTGGGTTAAGTTTGGAAACGCCTATTGCTTTGGTACGTTGGGGGAC
This genomic interval from Scytonema hofmannii PCC 7110 contains the following:
- the cobA gene encoding uroporphyrinogen-III C-methyltransferase; the protein is MNREDKKGAKEEMGRSLGKVYLVGGGPGDPGLMTLKGKGLLECADVVVYDALISPAILAMINPQAEKIDAGKRRGRHSLLQEETTQLLIDKVRDNAVVVRLKGGDPFIFGRGGEEMEELLQAGVSVEVVPGITSGIAAPAYAGIPLTHRLYSSSVTFVTGHESAGKYRPAVNWNAIAHGSETIVIYMGIHNLPYIVEQLRAAGLSLETPIALVRWGTRPDQEELIGVLGTIVQQVEATQFAAPAIVVIGSVVNLYATLGNQ
- a CDS encoding sirohydrochlorin chelatase, with translation MPSAYLLVSHGSHDPRPEIAMQHLADMLYHKIQKYLPSIVSSDIAFLPDKSLVGTAYLELNPEPLHEQIRKFGKNAIALGCGSLKILPLFLLSGVHVMEDIPVEVALAEQSLGQKIKIYLQPYLGSHPGLKFLLAQQLVSMDVEGTILLAHGSRRLGSELPVEAMAASLGAVTAYWTHQPSLESRVQELVTGGDRRIAILPYFLFTGGITDAIAGSQEKLKLLFPEVSFQLAEPLGASAELADLIWDLVEK
- a CDS encoding manganese catalase family protein → MFLHKKETIQPVNVSEPNPRFAQLLLEQFGGATGELTAALQYWTQSFHCENAGIRDMLQDIALEEFSHLEMVGRLIEAHTKNVDQTEAYKSTLFAVRGVGPHLLDSQGQAWTAAYVNEGGDVVRDLRANIAAEAGARQTYEALIKLAPEEGTKQTLVHLLTREVSHTQMFMKALDSLGKLTDPFFGNIQPDSTVDIYYNLSSNGKDERGPWNSEPAFRYVADPQAK